A region of the Cupriavidus taiwanensis genome:
GATACCAAGGCCCCGGCGGGCGAGACCCGCCGCATCGTCTATTTCGACGCCCAGCTGAAGCTGCTGCGCGACTATGACTTCGGCGCCTGGGATTCGCCCGGCGTGGCGGGCCTGGTGTCGGCGCTGGGCGCGGGCCCGCGCGGCATCACCGGCATCACCAGTGGGGGCAACAAGGCCGGCGACATCATCCGCGCCCACGGCACCGCGCTGTACCGGCGCGACGGCGAGCGCTGGGTCGGGGTGCTGCCGGCCGGCTACCGTCCCGCCGAGGCCCCGGCGGTCGCCACCAATGCACCGAGCGGCCCGGCGGCGATCCTGGACGCGATGCGCAAGGTGATCGACTCGGTGCAGAAGGACGCGTCGCCGGCGCAGCGCGCGGTGATCGAGCAGGAGCTGACCACCGCGCACGCCAATATCCGCGCGCGGCTGGCGCGGGTCAATGAAGGCTATGCCATTGCCGCCGGCGCGGAGCACGGCCAGTACTTGCGCTTTGCGCAGGCGCTGGTTGCCGGCACGCGCGTGCGCGCCATCCCGCTGGTCACGCACGGCGGCGAAGAGAACCTGCGCCTGCTGCGCGCGGGCAAGGTCTCGGTGGCGCTGGCGCAGGGGGATGCCGCGCTGGACGCTTACGAGGGCAAGGACGCCTTCGCCGAGGACGGCCCGCAGGCCTCGCTGCGCGCCATCGGCAGCCTCTATCCGGAACCGGTGCATGTGCTGGTGCGCGATGGCGATCCGGCGCGCTCGGTGTCGGACCTGCGTGGCAAGCGCATCGCGGTGGGCGAGCGCGGCTCGGCCTCGCGCCATACCGCGCTGCGCGTGCTGGGCGCGCATGGCCTGACGGACAAGGACTTCAAGGCCGAGGAAGTGGGGCTGGGCACCGGCCTGGTGGCGCTGCGCCAGAACCAGGTCGACGCCGTGATCCAGGTGATCGGCGTACCCGCCGACAGCATCCGCGATGCGCTCGCCGAAATGCCGCTGCGGCTGCTGCCGCTCGACGAAAAGGCCATCGTCGCGCTGGTTGGCCGCAAGGCGGGCTATTTCCGCGCATCGATCGCGCCCGGCACCTATCCCGGCCTGAGCGCGCCGGTGCGCACCATCGCCACTGCGGCCGTGCTGGTGACCGGCCCGGACCTGTCCGACAACGAAGTGGCCGACCTGACCCGGCTGGTCTACCGCAACGGGCGCGACCTGGTCGCGCGCGGCAGCGCCCAGGGCGGACAGATTTCGGTGGCCACGGCGCGCCAGGGCCTGATGATTCCGCAGCATCTGGCGGCGGCCAAGACGCTCGACGCCATGGGCGCGGGCGGCCGCGCGCCGGCCCCGGCCAGGCCGGCCAGCACGCCTGCCGCATCCGCGACGCAGGCAAGGTAGGGGGTGCGCTGGCCGGCTTCAGCGCCGGCCCGATACGCCGTAGAACGTTCCTGCGCGTGGATTAGACACCACATAAGCGTGGCGCTGCGCCCAGAACTGTGCGGTACGGAAGGCTTCGGCCTCGCGCTCGCTCCAATCCGTTGCCAGCAACGGCAAAGCCTCGGCATCGGTGGTCAGGTAGACGCGCGCCTGATAGCGGGCGGTTTGCATCGTGCCGGTACGGATAGTGCGGATCGTGACGTGGAGGGTCATAGGCAGCTTCTCGACAGGGCAACTACCAGATCATAACCACTTCCATGTGTTGGATTGGTGAAACCGTTGCGAATGTGCCAAGGCCGTCAACCTGCCACGGCGCTGTCAGGTTCCCGCGCCGGCGCCGACATACCGGCATCGCCATCCTTCCGGAGCCCGCAATGACCGCCAGGCCCGCCATCCTCGTGC
Encoded here:
- a CDS encoding TAXI family TRAP transporter solute-binding subunit: MRRRALLTLLFALLASAWLAGCGAGPAADGIRAGVEERLALALPPGTVQVVGLERRGSQADTKAPAGETRRIVYFDAQLKLLRDYDFGAWDSPGVAGLVSALGAGPRGITGITSGGNKAGDIIRAHGTALYRRDGERWVGVLPAGYRPAEAPAVATNAPSGPAAILDAMRKVIDSVQKDASPAQRAVIEQELTTAHANIRARLARVNEGYAIAAGAEHGQYLRFAQALVAGTRVRAIPLVTHGGEENLRLLRAGKVSVALAQGDAALDAYEGKDAFAEDGPQASLRAIGSLYPEPVHVLVRDGDPARSVSDLRGKRIAVGERGSASRHTALRVLGAHGLTDKDFKAEEVGLGTGLVALRQNQVDAVIQVIGVPADSIRDALAEMPLRLLPLDEKAIVALVGRKAGYFRASIAPGTYPGLSAPVRTIATAAVLVTGPDLSDNEVADLTRLVYRNGRDLVARGSAQGGQISVATARQGLMIPQHLAAAKTLDAMGAGGRAPAPARPASTPAASATQAR
- a CDS encoding CDP-diacylglycerol pyrophosphatase gives rise to the protein MTLHVTIRTIRTGTMQTARYQARVYLTTDAEALPLLATDWSEREAEAFRTAQFWAQRHAYVVSNPRAGTFYGVSGRR